A window of Drosophila santomea strain STO CAGO 1482 chromosome X, Prin_Dsan_1.1, whole genome shotgun sequence genomic DNA:
CCACGTCCTGCATCAGGTCGAAGGCGAAGGCCACGTTGCTGACCATCTGATCCACATCCTGCGGCGTCAAATGGAACTCATGCAGCGGCACAAAGAATCCGCCGAGCAGGCCCATCAGCAGGCACAGGTAGACGCCGTCGCGGAAGTCCGTGTTCAGATCGCTGATCTCAAAGTTCAGCTTGGCCAGGTGCTTGTTCACGAACGTGATTAAGGACTTCTTCACCACGGCCAGCTTGTCCGGTGCACAGTCGATCAGCGTGTCGAAGGCGTCCTTTTCGCAGCGCATGCCCAGGTCGTCGTACTCGGACGTGATCTGCTCCTGGAACTTCTGCGCATTCAGCACGCCCGCATTCTTCTCCGCAATCACGACGGTCACGAACACGTTCTCCGGCAGGCGAACGGGCGCCCGGAAGTGGCGCACCAGAGCCACTAGCAGATGCAGTATGGCCACGATGTTCTTCGAGTGCACGCTAGCCACCGACCACTTGGGAATCTTTTGGTGAAAGCCAAGCGTCTGTGGGGGtaattgtaaaatttattattatattattattattacgtacatatatatgaatCTAATATTTTCTACTTACATGGTTGACGGCCTTCAGGACGATGTTTAGCTTCTCGTGCTGTCCCTGCTCCGACTGGGTGACCTCCGGAACGTCCAGCTTCTTGCCGGTGAGCTTCTCCCACAGTTTGTGCAGCACCTGACCGTCGTACATGTCCTCTTCCAGGTGCTGGACAATGATGCGCTGCTCGGCCAGCTCGTCGTTGATCCAATCGACGAGGATGCGCTGCAGCTTTATCACCTCGGGATCGTTGATGGACTGCGGATCGATGACGGCGCGCTGTTCGTGCTCGCCTGGTGGATTAAATGGGATGAGTTGTGGGAAATGCGATGGGCATAAGCAAATGAACTTACGCAGGGCATAGTCCTCCGGCGGGATGTCATACTGGCTGGGCGATCCGGGTGAGTCGATGGCGTACTTTCCCTCCTCCTGTACCTTCTTCACTGCAAATGGAGAAAGCGGGGGCGCATTTATGGTATTTTAAGAAACCATCAACAAGGTAAACAAAAACGGTGACGACACAAGGCCAtcacacaagcacacacacgcacactctcGCTTGTCAGCTCCGTTTGCGTGTGTTGGTCAACAGTGACGCAATGTTCTGATTAATCACCGCATCCGCACATCTGTTCCCAGAAGAGCTTCCTGTGCACAGGGGGAGGATCGACTGGGCCATATTAGGTCACTTTTCAGAGGTTCAGGACTCCAAGAATGGAATACTCTGGTATGCCCATCAATTCCTGGCAAAGAAGACCCAATTGGAGAGCTCCAAGTGGTCCACTCACCTTCGCGGGTGCCGCGTTTGCGACCCAAAGTGCTGAACTTGTCCCAAAAACTGTCCTCCTTCTCGCCTTTTTTAATGGCGGTGGGCGTGTGCGGGGATTTGGGGCGGTTCAGTGTGGACATGGTGCTGCTGGATTCCGAGAATTCCGAACTAAATGAACAGTTTGTGTTATTGTTTCTTTTCGGGCGGAGCTGAGCAATCAGTTTCCCTTGGGGCTGCCACCTGATCGCAGGCCCACCGCCGGCGTTGCTCAACACTGGAATTCGGACTGAAGAGAAACTGGCCTCCAATTAATcggataaaaataaaagatttaaTTGGGAATtaataagtaattaaattaattggcaatcagacgaaataaaatattttataattttaatgccATTATAAGCAATGTACATGATAATTGATTTTACAAATATAAGATCCACATTGAAGAAAAATGATAagcttaaaatgttatttataatttacaaaaaagtTCTTTTTGACAATAACAGCttgaaataaattcaaaacagcttaataaattgttttttgaattttttcaTCAAAGtaaattgtttgaaattttCATGAAATGATAGTTTAGATTATTAGCCATTGATTCAAAGGCACAAAAACATGTCTTTCATACCAAATCGGATCAGAcacaatatttatatattggATATGCTATATCAGAAACATAAAGTTCGTACggcttaaatattattgtacCACATTGCGTATACAGATAAATACTAATCCATGCAACTCCCAATGATTAAACGGCTTCCACCAGCGTATCAGATCAGAATATTTGTATGTATCATATCGAACTAGGGCTATACTACATCTATGGTTTAGATGGAGTTGGGCAACTGGCAGGCACGCACCGCCACGAGCTGCAGTAGGACGAAGATCGGCGAGAAGACCTCCGAGTACTCGAGGCCCGTCTTGCTGGAGAGCTTCAGACAGAGCAGGTACTTGAAGATGGCGATGAGCACCAGGAAATACGTGCTCCACATGAAGCGGTGCAGGGCTTTGCGCTTGTTGTTGGAGTCCAGGTACATGCGGATGCCTACGATGACGCAGAAGTACGCGTTGCATATGTCGATGAAGAACAGGGGGCTGAAGACGGTGAACCAGTCGCCCATGGGCTCCGGAAGGATGCCGCCGGGTCCGGCCCTGGCCTGCAGATGGAGCTTGACGGCCAGCGTGATGGTGAACACCAGCAGGCCGCACAGGTTGACCAGGATCTCGAACTCGGTGAGCCCCAGCCAGCGCACCAGCTCCGAGAGCTTGAACATGCTACTGCCTGGCCTTCGCCTTGCCTCGGAACTGGCCCAGGGATTGGGCTTGCGTCTGGGACTGCGACGGTTGCGGCACAACGATGTCGAAGAGACTGCGATTGAAGATCTTGATATGCAGGGCCGAGTTGTTGCGCTGGCGGAAGGTTACGTCCTCGGCATCGCACAGCGGGTGCAGTTCGTCCACCAGCTGAATGGTGGAGGTGTTGATCGCGTAACTGAGGGCGCCCTCAGAATTCTGAACGAGGCGCAAGGCGAGATTAAGGCCGCGGGTGACGGAGAATCCCATGCAATGCAGAAAGATCTCGCGGGCGCCGGAGTTGAGCAGCTCTTCGCAACGGCGCTGCTGGGCCTGTGAAGGAGACGGACTCGATTGCTTAGAACTTGGGCGAGCCATTCAGAGTGAGTTCTACTTGCCTTAAAGTCTGTCTTGCTGGTGATGTAGATGTTGTGGCGGTCGCTGACTGCGGGACGCGGCGGCTGCTTGCGCACCACTCGGTGGTTCTGTTGTCTGTGGTGTCTGGTGGATCTTGGCTTGGTCCCGTGCTCGGGAGGATTGCTTCCCATCATCAACGGCGGAGGAGGCGACTtgtgttttccatttgcctGCGCGTGTCACAGTTTCGGACTCGCGACTCCACTCCGAATCGAACGCTGGCCAACACTGGCCTGAGCGATCTGGCAGCCCGGCTCTAGCTGTCACTATGACAGCCTCTCGATAGTTTCGTGCCAGCCCATCGCTATTCCTATCGCCAGGCTCGTGAGATTCTCGGCAGTTGAAAATTTTTCGTCGTACTCTCGTAACAACAAAGGTATGTTTTTCGTTTGGCACCTTATCAAGTACACCAGACCGTAAGCCAAGGCACCCGTCGATGCCATCCAAAGCAATAATTAACTTGGCCGCGAGGCGCCACTGCGCCACTTCGCCACTCCAACTCGcaacactcgcacacacacatacactaGCGCACTAACACACTTCCGCTGGCGAATTCCTCGGGCAGCAGGaaaagaagaaagaaaaaagttCAAGTTACATAACTCGCTGGTGCACTCGGGGTAGTCATTTCTGGCGGGGTGAGTTGTGAGGGGGGCGGGCAAGGTCTGCATCCTCATCCGTAAGTTGGTCCCCAAATGGATCCGTATCTGAATGGGGGTATGGATCCCCAGGGTTACATAAGTCACCGCTCGTTACAGAGGGGGTGCAACGAAAAGCGAACAGAAACAGTCCCTTAATTGTAGCCACTATTTGGTAGCCAGAAAGACaactcaaatcaaatcaaatcaaacccCTTGCACAGCGCGTCCTGGTTCGAGTAACGTTTTGTATTCATGCGTTCAAGTCATTTTTCCATGCAGGCGAATCCGAAAATCCGATACGTTTCAGAGTCGCAATCAGTCAAGAGTTAAGCACAAATCGCCACAAAAAACAGGCAAACTAGCTGAATCGCACTGATTCGCACGTAGCCCGACAAACGGAAGGACTCCTCCGCATTCGCATCCAAatccaaaacaacaacagcaacggcaagCAGCAAGAACAACATCCACGGATGATAACGTAACATAGCCGCAACGTTGGAGCATCATCACCTTCCACTTCCACCGCAGCGGACATCGCAAACAAGTAAATTACCATTTCTCATTTTATCAAACAGAAATCTGCCAGCCAAGTACCAAtccaatcaaatcaaaatcaaatcaaatcgagtccaaatcaaatcaaatgcatCCAAATCCAAGTACAATTACAGGCAAAAGTACAAATACCAGTCAAATACCAAGTCAATGTCTAAGTATCCAAATTGCATAAGAGTCGCGTCTGCGCAATGAACAGAGCCTGTTCCGCGAGCATTACTTGTCGCCCGTCCACTTGGTTGGAGTTCCGGCTCCCGAATCCGTACCCAATGTCACCCAAGTCACCCTCTTTCTGAGCCAGCGCCAGCCAAGTCAAGACAGCTCAAGAAAATAATGCTAGATTCTCGATTATCGATTCTTGATTCTTGATTCTCCATTCACGATTCTGACAAGCGCCAAACCGAAAAGAACGGAACAGAATCGAACCGAACCGCAGAtccaaaaaaagaacaaaaagcTAACTGATTACAAAGTATACAGATATTGTGTATAGGTATTTCGTAAACGCGCCTCTGTCAACTGCTCGATTTAACGCGGCACAGTTTCGATTTGCAGATCATCACTACATCCCCACCAGACATGTCGGCGGCCCGCCTGCCCTACTAtcagcaggatcaggaggacGGCCATCAGCGGCGCGCCGGACGCGGCCAACATCGCGGCTACTACGAGCGTGGCTCCGGTTCCGGATCCTCCAGACGAGAGCGCAGTCGCTACAGTCGCAGTCGTTCGCGTTCCCGCAGTCGCAGCCGCTCCGCCGAACGCTCTGGGCAGCGTCGCCGTCGCCCGGATCGGCAGTCATCCCGTTACCATAGAGATCGCGACTCCAGGGATCGCTCCAGAGATCGTTCCAGGGATCGCTCCAAAGATCGCTCTAGAGATCGCTCTAGGGACCGCGAACGTGATCGCGAGAGGGACCACTCAAGGCGCTCCAACCACTACCGCCGCTCGGAATCTCCGTCCTCTTCTGGCCCTGGATCCAGCAACAGTCAACGAAGAGGCCACCATGCATCGTCATCTAGTAAATCGGAGCTAAGCGCCGTACAGAAAGCAGCCTCggcagctgccgccgccacAGATCAAGTCCAGTTGGCTGGCAAGAGCAGTGCCGCCTCCGCGGTGGGCGCCTACTACAACCTGGACACCGACGAGCCCTTTGACAAGGAGCGCATCCACCGCGAGATGGAGCAGAAGCTGCGCGAAGCACTGGCCAGGGAGGGCAAAGTGTACCCGCCGCCAAAGCCGGAGCCACCTTCGCATCCTGTCTTTGCCAACGACGGCTCGTTCATGGAGCTGTTTAAGAAGATGCAGGAGGGCCAGAAGCAGCACGCGAGCAGCCAGTTGGTCCAGCCAGCGGTGGAAGAGctcctgcagcagcaaatggTTTCGCCGGAAGTCTCCGCAGTGCCTTCGCTGCCAGCCATTGCAGTGGGAGCTGCCAGCAGTGCTGCGGCACCGTACATTGCCGCCGCGGCGGCCGGCAAGCTGGCACCGCCTCCACCCATCGTGGGACGACGTCGCGGCGGGAAGGTCCTAAAGACTGGCGTTGTGGCCAAGGTGAAGACGCCCAATGAGAGCGACGTGGACCCCAAAGACTTCTGGTCGTTGTACCTCGCCGAGGTCAACAAGTACAAGAGCAACGCCTGCGATACAGACAACGGCAAGCGGCCGCTGGTCAAGTAGTCGCCTAAACAGTACCGCTTTTCATAGAAACATGAACTTGAACGCAGATAGAGCAGGCAACGTGAACTCCCCAGCCGCAgattcgatttcgattcgaCCAATACCCTGTTCCGCACTCCCGAGACACAAATTGAGATCCCCCCAGCCTTTTTGAAAGATCTGTACACGAAAACAAGCGAGCACAGATGCGTAGCTTATAGTTATAGTGGAGGGCTTTCGAGCTGCAAGCGCGAGCAgtgtaatttgtatttttttcacaCGAATCGAGGGACTAGCCACAGCCTCGACATACACATAATACGATAATCATAGTCTAGATAGTAAGCGATAAGTTTAGCAGAACCATACGAGTGTATCTCTCTATATAATATGATATATAACGCTCATTAAGCAACCGCAAACTGAAGAACTAACCTTTGTGATTTATATATCTATCTCTTCCTCCCCGTTTATGCACTGAAATTGTATTTACGTTTAATTTCGGTTCCCATTCGGTTGTGTACCTCCCATCCCCCATCCCGTCACCCCATTGCGTTCATctctttcattttcatttggacAACGTGACTCTGTCCCGGTTGCCGCCTTGGTTTACGATTTGGTTGCCCTTCGATCGATGATTTATGCCCTTCCTTCGGTTTCCTTTCCTGTCGTTTCgttccgtttcgtttcgttttgtttttattttcctttcccAACTAAAGTCTATATGCAATTTTTCAtgtccaaaaacaaaagcagcgaCAAATCGTcagacagcagcaacatgtcCGCCTACAAGCTGGAGACCGCCCCCTTCGACCCACGGTTCCCTAACCAGAACGTGACCCGCTACTGCTACCAGTCGTACATCGACTTCCACCGCTGCCAGAAGAAGCGTGGCGAGGACTTCGCGCCCTGCAACTACTTCCAGAAGGTCTACAAGTCGATGTGCCCCAACGCCTGGGTGGAGAAGTGGGACGACCAGCGCGAGAGCGGCACATTCCCCGGCCGCATCTAAGATGCACCAGCAAACTAGTACCCAAACACACAGGACACGATCGATGGGCGGACGGAGGACGTAGTGGAGCGTGGCAACCAGAATCCGGCAATTGCAACAGAGCGTAGTTCGTGTTTGTGCTCAATTCATCAGCGATGAATGCAGACCATCATCGGCAAATacaacaaatacacaaatgttCAATTATTTGAATTCTGAACCGATTGTTTGTTTCTTCTTGATCCTGCCGTTGCTGGCCGAAATGGCATGCGATGCACGCCACAGATCCACGCCACTGTATTCCGATGtgttattattaataaactaTTAGACACGAAGACGCCAGTGTTTCGTCATTTGGTCCCACAACAAACTCTAAAATGTACATCATTAGGTCTAGATTATCACCTCAATTGTGATGAGAGGTTGTGTAACTAGAAGAAAAACGCATGTGTGGCCTGCAtcgtttatttaatattacttTTCTCTTTGCTCGATACAAGATGTTTTCGATTTCTTTTTGGCAGCCCGTCTCAAAACTTGATTACATTCGTAAAACTTGCGGATTCATTCTGATTATGATTTAAATCGCTTTTGGCCTTTTTGTtatattagtttttaattggATTTCATTAgtgtatacatatgtgcaaCTCTTTTATGATTTTCGCTACTTTAGTTTGCAGTTATTATCCTTTGTTCATTAAACTGGATTGAGTGTGTCGAACCCCTTGCTTACAAAACGTCtacaatttgccaaaattaAATGCACAATACATCAGA
This region includes:
- the LOC120457216 gene encoding beta-parvin, producing MSTLNRPKSPHTPTAIKKGEKEDSFWDKFSTLGRKRGTREVKKVQEEGKYAIDSPGSPSQYDIPPEDYALREHEQRAVIDPQSINDPEVIKLQRILVDWINDELAEQRIIVQHLEEDMYDGQVLHKLWEKLTGKKLDVPEVTQSEQGQHEKLNIVLKAVNHTLGFHQKIPKWSVASVHSKNIVAILHLLVALVRHFRAPVRLPENVFVTVVIAEKNAGVLNAQKFQEQITSEYDDLGMRCEKDAFDTLIDCAPDKLAVVKKSLITFVNKHLAKLNFEISDLNTDFRDGVYLCLLMGLLGGFFVPLHEFHLTPQDVDQMVSNVAFAFDLMQDVGLPKPKARPEDIVNMDLKSTLRVLYSLFTMFRDYA
- the LOC120457221 gene encoding transmembrane protein 203; translated protein: MFKLSELVRWLGLTEFEILVNLCGLLVFTITLAVKLHLQARAGPGGILPEPMGDWFTVFSPLFFIDICNAYFCVIVGIRMYLDSNNKRKALHRFMWSTYFLVLIAIFKYLLCLKLSSKTGLEYSEVFSPIFVLLQLVAVRACQLPNSI
- the LOC120457220 gene encoding ribonuclease P protein subunit p20; translated protein: MMGSNPPEHGTKPRSTRHHRQQNHRVVRKQPPRPAVSDRHNIYITSKTDFKAQQRRCEELLNSGAREIFLHCMGFSVTRGLNLALRLVQNSEGALSYAINTSTIQLVDELHPLCDAEDVTFRQRNNSALHIKIFNRSLFDIVVPQPSQSQTQAQSLGQFRGKAKARQ
- the LOC120457217 gene encoding probable ATP-dependent RNA helicase DDX46, which translates into the protein MSAARLPYYQQDQEDGHQRRAGRGQHRGYYERGSGSGSSRRERSRYSRSRSRSRSRSRSAERSGQRRRRPDRQSSRYHRDRDSRDRSRDRSRDRSKDRSRDRSRDRERDRERDHSRRSNHYRRSESPSSSGPGSSNSQRRGHHASSSSKSELSAVQKAASAAAAATDQVQLAGKSSAASAVGAYYNLDTDEPFDKERIHREMEQKLREALAREGKVYPPPKPEPPSHPVFANDGSFMELFKKMQEGQKQHASSQLVQPAVEELLQQQMVSPEVSAVPSLPAIAVGAASSAAAPYIAAAAAGKLAPPPPIVGRRRGGKVLKTGVVAKVKTPNESDVDPKDFWSLYLAEVNKYKSNACDTDNGKRPLVK
- the LOC120457222 gene encoding cytochrome c oxidase subunit 6B1 is translated as MSAYKLETAPFDPRFPNQNVTRYCYQSYIDFHRCQKKRGEDFAPCNYFQKVYKSMCPNAWVEKWDDQRESGTFPGRI